A single Anopheles arabiensis isolate DONGOLA chromosome 2, AaraD3, whole genome shotgun sequence DNA region contains:
- the LOC120898209 gene encoding LOW QUALITY PROTEIN: FH1/FH2 domain-containing protein 3-like (The sequence of the model RefSeq protein was modified relative to this genomic sequence to represent the inferred CDS: deleted 1 base in 1 codon), which yields MEPDELITIRVQYLVDSDPFNSLSMYPIPSRAPVFSFASAVPLATQLGALLRHLGAPQRLDDAALQVYKDGDYGAYLDLESSLAEQSEDIEGLNANRKNSLVVRTQLSVRVHSIIEKLLSSEGRELRRVLFSLKQIFQEDKDLVHGFVAHGGLNCLVQIGSEADQNYQNYILRALGQVMLYVDGMNGVMKHSPTIQWLYSLIASRYRLVVKTALKLLLVFVEYCEGNCYLLVSAIRFMDTARGVVPWNNIMRLLKDYENADTELLIYATSLINKTLSGLSDQDSFYDESDFLEQQGMEGIIQRYMSRPGTDLDLLDQLQLYESVLRFEDGECDGIRIPDNTVRKTLRYRSTGNDTTDRRKSRRHSTGTAPPQPPSVAPPPPPPPPPMPAYTMYSAPPSGPPPPPPPPLPPPVVPVQLYGGLQLPGQRQQDEDSSSSAHSGDHLPGSGYHDPSRDTTGVTPGLRRRRERAERQMNLIREQQELGQFPNGIVPTGEDGNNATNGYHAGHRNGASNYRRQSGGTGPLTNSSLLAPPTIHEEDKLQLRLNGGLTSSVILHKQQPSNHIEHTNGTGHANGYGAANATSQLDSVEYRNSRNLLLKKHGTSGGVSMAPVSISNGTAPDRYKADLNGNSVRSTRTCTGVLSEQDDENKSPNIKTQMMGLSVAYGKQLANGKDSSDASYHRRSATSTAYERSNGSLNGGHVEPKGQDLPPVPAESDNEDKKLILQLKKDHTVKDLTQKLSCLPLSPQEEKPQNRIGDMSGLISKAKEGLAKSKSNKDISRSPSVDNDIKKLANGEPKKSENELHWEEIVKNMTRKLSLCDLDFTDLTSDDDKDLLAPRGFGGAVPPPPPPSGMLMNGMPPPPSMMRPPPTNLVPLSGSMMNGNGLPQPNSLDGSAAIKKNKKTVKLFWKEVRDDMIPAVIQRTIWDELPEAIVDTQKLEHLFESRAKDLMTKKQQELNKNKEIIVLDHKRSNAINIAMTKLPPPRAIKAAILKMDSTVVTREGIDKLLNMLPTDEERCKIQEAQMLNPELPLGTAEQFLLTLSSISELGARLKLWAFKLDFENIEKEIAEPLNDLKQGIELLKSNLTFKCILSTLLNIGIFLNGAPVKGFQIDYLAKVPEVKDTVHKHSLLHHLCHMVMESQANTTDLYSEIGPITRASKADFNELAHNIVYLETECKASWDRLKLIGKHDTAPHLKQKLIDFLADCAERIIILDIVHRRVLNRYRKFLLWLGVPQLRIAESRPNEFCRIVSEFALEYRTTRERVQQQIEKKANHRERNKTRGKLIVDVAKLKTQEDRADDELRTLLGTPTKGPGGDEVEMSGTLTWRRRRGDATASPVTLMNSHPTVPSPGHNSVSVMGGRDESFTDGDDEILESLVKTATKTATPRPMQRERKRTRQADRKSLRRTLKNGLSEEEKQHVASLIKGY from the exons AAAAACTTCTTTCCTCCGAAGGCCGCGAACTGCGACGGGTGCTATTTTCGTTGAAGCAAATCTTCCAAGAGGACAAAGACCTGGTGCACGGATTTGTTGCCCACGGGGGTCTCAACTGTCTGGTGCAGATAGGCAGCGAAGCGGATCAGAACTATCAGAACTACATTCTGCGAGCACTCGGACAGGTGATGCTCTACGTGGACGGTATGAACGGTGTGATGAAACATTCGCCGACCATCCAGTGGCTGTATTCGCTGATCGCGTCACGCTATCGGTTGGTGGTGAAGACAGCGCTCAAGCTGTTGCTTGTCTTTGTCGAGTACTGTGAGGGCAACTGCTACCTGCTCGTAAGCGCCATCCGATTCATGGATACGGCCCGCGGCGTTGTTCCGTGGAACAACATCATGCG GCTTCTTAAAGACTACGAAAACGCTGATACCGAACTGTTGATCTACGCTACATCACTGATCAACAAAACTCTGTCGGGCTTGAGCGATCAGGACAGTTTCTACGACGAGAGTGACTTCCTGGAGCAGCAGGGCATGGAGGGCATCATCCAGCGATACATGTCCCGCCCAGGCACTGATCTCGATTTGCTCGATCAGCTGCAGTTGTACGAGAGCGTTCTGAGATTCGAGGACGGTGAGTGTGACGGTATACGCATACCGGATAACACTGTGCGCAAAACGCTTCGATACCGTTCCACTGGCAACGATACGACCGATCGACGGAAATCGCGTCGACATAGCACGGGAACGGCTCCACCCCAACCGCCTTCAGTTgctccaccacctcctccaccacctccaccgaTGCCAGCGTACACCATGTACTCGGCACCGCCCAGTggtcctccaccaccaccgccgcccccACTGCCTCCACCAGTGGTACCGGTACAGCTGTACGGAGGACTCCAGCTGCCCGGACAACGTCAACAGGATGAGGACAGTTCTAGCTCGGCTCACAGTGGTGATCACCTGCCCGGCAGTGGATATCACGATCCGTCCCGTGACACTACCGGAGTAACGCCCGGACTGCGACGACGTCGCGAACGAGCCGAGCGGCAAATGAACTTAATACGCGAACAGCAAGAACTCGGCCAATTCCCGAACGGCATTGTGCCAACCGGGGAAGATGGAAATAATGCAACCAATG GATATCACGCGGGGCATCGAAATGGTGCAAGCAACTATCGCAGACAGTCTGGCGGTACCGGACCTCTCACGAACTCGTCGCTGCTAGCACCGCCAACCATCCACGAAGAGGACAAACTTCAGTTACGTCTCAACGGCGGTCTAACCTCGTCTGTGATTTTGCATAAGCAACAACCCTCTAATCATATAGAACACACGAATGGCACCGGGCATGCTAATGGGTACGGTGCAGCCAACGCTACATCCCAACTGGACAGTGTTGAGTATCGCAATAGTCGCAATCTATTGCTCAAGAAGCATGGCACTAGCGGTGGCGTTAGTATGGCGCCTGTATCAATCTCCAACGGCACCGCCCCTGATCGTTATAAGGCAGATCTCAATGGAAATAGTGTTAGAAGTACACGCACCTGCACCGGCGTGTTGTCCGAACAGGACGACGAAAACAAAAGTCCCAACATTAAGACACAGATGATGGGGCTATCGGTTGCGTACGGGAAGCAGCTAGCAAACGGTAAGGATTCCTCCGACGCGAGCTACCATCGACGTTCTGCCACGAGCACGGCCTATGAACGGTCGAATGGTTCGTTGAATGGAGGCCACGTTGAGCCCAAGGGGCAAGATCTCCCACCGGTTCCAG CAGAATCGGATAACGAAGATAAGAAGCTAATTCTACAGCTAAAGAAGGACCATACAGTGAAAGATTTGACCCAGAAGCTAAGCTGCCTACCGCTAAGCCCGCAAGAGGAGAAGCCTCAAAATCGAATCGGTGACATGTCCGGCCTGATTTCCAAAGCTAAGGAAGGGCTGGCTaagagcaaaagcaacaaGGACATCTCTCGATCGCCCAGCGTCGACAATGACATCAAAAAGCTTGCCAACGGAGAACCGAAAAAGTCCGAAAACGAGCTCCACTGGGAAGAGATTGTGAAGAACATGACGCGCAAGCTGAGCCTGTGCGATCTGGACTTTACCGATCTCACCTCGGACGACGATAAGGATTTGCTGGCTCCGCGGGGCTTCGGTGGAGCTGTACCACCGCCGCCTCCTCCCAGCGGTATGCTGATGAACGGTATGCCCCCTCCACCGAGTATGATGCGCCCGCCACCGACCAACCTGGTACCGCTATCAGGCAGCATGATGAATGGAAACGGGCTGCCCCAACCGAACAGCTTGGACGGGTCGGCGGCcattaagaaaaacaaaaagact GTGAAACTGTTCTGGAAGGAGGTGCGTGACGATATGATTCCTGCCGTTATTCAGCGCACCATCTGGGATGAGTTGCCCGAAGCGATTGTAGACACGCAAAAGCTGGAGCATCTGTTCGAATCAAGAGCCAAAGATTTGATGACAAAG AAGCAACAGGAGCTAAACAAGAACAAGGAAATCATCGTCCTGGACCATAAGCGCTCGAACGCGATCAACATCGCCATGACGAAGCTGCCTCCCCCGAGAGCGATTAAGGCGGCCATTCTAAAGATGGACTCGACCGTCGTAACACGCGAAGGCATCGACAAGCTGCTGAACATGCTGCCCACCGACGAGGAGCGGTGCAAAATCCAGGAGGCACAGATGCTCAACCCAGAGCTGCCGCTCGGCACGGCCGAACAGTTTCTGCTGACCCTTTCC TCCATCTCCGAGCTGGGGGCTCGGTTAAAGCTGTGGGCGTTCAAGCTGGACTTTGAAAACATCGAGAAGGAAATTGCCGAACCGCTGAACGATCTGAAGCAGGGCATCGAGCTGCTGAAATCGAACCTCACCTTCAAATGCATCCTGTCGACGCTGTTGAATATTGGCATCTTCCTGAACGGTGCACCGGTGAAGGGTTTCCAGATCGACTATCTGGCGAAGGTGCCCGAGGTGAAGGACACCGTGCACAAGCACTCGCTGCTGCACCATCTCTGCCACATGGTGATGGAATCGCAGGCCAACACCACCGACCTGTACTCGGAGATAGGGCCGATCACGCGCGCCTCCAAGGCGGACTTTAACGAGCTGGCTCACAACATCGTCTATCTGGAGACGGAGTGTAAGGCGTCCTGGGACCGGTTGAAGCTGATCGGCAAACACGATACCGCACCGCATCTCAAGCAGAAGCTGATTGATTTTCTGGCCGACTGTGCTGAACGGATTATCATCCTGGACATAGTACATCGACGGGTATTGAACAG GTATCGAAAGTTCCTGCTATGGCTCGGTGTACCCCAGCTACGAATCGCCGAATCACGGCCGAACGAATTCTGCCGGATTGTGTCCGAGTTTGCGCTCGAGTATCGAACAACGCGCGAACGGGTTCAGCAGCAGATCGAGAAGAAGGCCAACCATCGAGAGAGAAACAAGACTAGAGGCAAGCTGATTGTGGATGTTGCCAAGCTCAAAACGCAAGAGGACCGGGCGGATGACGAGCTGCG CACGCTGCTTGGCACACCGACCAAGGGCCCCGGTGGAGATGAGGTGGAGATGAGCGGTACATTAACCTGGCGCCGGCGTCGCGGTGACGCGACAGCATCCCCCGTCACACTCATGAACTCGCACCCTACCGTACCCAGTCCGGGGCATAATTCCGTCTCGGTGATGGGCGGACGGGACGAAAGCTTCACCGATGGCGACGATGAGATACTGGAGTCGCTAGTGAAAACGGCCACCAAAACGGCCACCCCGCGGCCAATGCAAAGGGAGCGAAAACGTACGCGCCAGGCAGATCGGAAATCAT